One window of the Vicinamibacteria bacterium genome contains the following:
- a CDS encoding TlpA disulfide reductase family protein — protein sequence MREWNGGLGPVVSAGFLVLGLCWAGLIDATPREDVLGKKAPDFELVTTKGEKVRLSELTGKVVVLDFWAVWCDPCRESMPFFEKLQHDHQKDGLVVMGLHVNDRMPALDEVNRYLGEVGATYRNLVSTTDVDDAFAIVAMPTTYLVDREGILRKRHIGFNPARTPERLLKDVQELLAN from the coding sequence ATGAGGGAATGGAACGGTGGGCTCGGCCCTGTCGTTTCCGCGGGTTTTCTCGTGCTCGGCCTCTGCTGGGCTGGGCTCATCGACGCGACGCCTCGCGAAGACGTCCTGGGTAAGAAGGCCCCGGATTTCGAGCTCGTGACGACGAAAGGCGAAAAGGTTCGTTTGAGCGAGCTCACCGGCAAAGTCGTCGTGCTGGATTTCTGGGCGGTATGGTGCGATCCCTGCCGTGAGTCGATGCCCTTTTTCGAGAAGCTGCAGCACGATCATCAAAAGGACGGGCTCGTCGTCATGGGTCTTCACGTAAACGACCGCATGCCCGCGCTCGACGAAGTGAACCGGTACCTCGGAGAAGTGGGGGCAACTTATCGCAATCTCGTGAGCACGACCGACGTCGACGACGCCTTCGCCATCGTCGCCATGCCCACGACCTATCTCGTCGATCGAGAGGGGATTCTGCGCAAGCGTCACATCGGCTTCAACCCGGCGAGAACGCCCGAGCGGCTCTTGAAAGACGTCCAGGAGCTGCTTGCGAATTGA
- the trxB gene encoding thioredoxin-disulfide reductase, with protein MRKSVLIIGSGPAGYTAAIYAARAQLDPLVLAGSGAKPDLGIPGGQLMLTTDVENYPGFPEGVTGPEMMELFRKQAERFGAEVRFENATAVDFSVRPFRIDAEKGAYAADAVIVATGAAAKWLGLESEKKLQNRGVSACATCDGALYRGKEMAVVGGGDTAMEEALFLTRFATKVTVIHRRDTLRASKIMQERAFKNEKIQFLWDSEVVEVLGESEVTGLEVKNKRSGKIQELSVGAFFVAIGHKPNTDLFKEQLECDEQGYILTRGGTRTSVEGVFACGDVTDKIYRQAVTAAGMGCMASIDAERFLAEQDSSGDATVAEVSETTP; from the coding sequence GTGCGAAAGTCGGTCCTCATTATTGGAAGCGGTCCCGCGGGGTACACGGCGGCGATCTATGCCGCTCGGGCCCAGCTCGATCCGCTCGTTCTCGCCGGCTCGGGGGCGAAGCCCGATCTCGGCATTCCCGGCGGCCAGCTCATGCTGACGACCGATGTCGAGAACTACCCCGGGTTCCCCGAAGGCGTTACCGGCCCCGAGATGATGGAGCTGTTTCGCAAGCAGGCGGAGCGATTCGGCGCCGAGGTGCGATTCGAGAACGCCACGGCGGTCGACTTTTCCGTTCGTCCCTTCCGAATCGATGCGGAAAAGGGCGCGTATGCCGCAGACGCCGTCATCGTCGCGACGGGTGCGGCCGCCAAATGGCTCGGGCTCGAGTCGGAAAAGAAGCTTCAGAATCGCGGCGTGTCGGCTTGCGCCACGTGCGATGGTGCCCTCTATCGCGGCAAGGAAATGGCCGTCGTTGGGGGAGGCGACACCGCCATGGAGGAAGCTCTCTTCTTGACGCGTTTCGCTACCAAGGTCACGGTCATCCACCGTCGCGACACCCTGCGGGCATCCAAGATCATGCAGGAGCGGGCTTTCAAGAACGAGAAGATCCAGTTCTTGTGGGATAGCGAAGTCGTCGAGGTGCTCGGCGAGAGCGAAGTCACGGGGCTCGAGGTGAAGAACAAACGGAGCGGGAAGATTCAGGAGCTTTCCGTGGGCGCGTTCTTCGTCGCCATCGGGCACAAGCCGAACACCGACTTGTTCAAGGAGCAGCTCGAGTGTGACGAGCAGGGCTACATCCTGACCCGGGGAGGCACGCGAACGTCCGTCGAAGGCGTCTTCGCCTGCGGAGACGTCACCGACAAGATCTACCGGCAGGCCGTCACCGCGGCGGGTATGGGATGCATGGCGTCCATCGACGCCGAACGCTTCCTCGCCGAGCAGGACAGCTCGGGCGATGCGACGGTTGCCGAAGTTTCGGAGACGACACCATGA
- the rsmA gene encoding 16S rRNA (adenine(1518)-N(6)/adenine(1519)-N(6))-dimethyltransferase RsmA → MLSSISLERRQERQQAGSSRSWRPSRSRGQCFLRDEHTIERIIDAIAPESGETLIEIGGGHGELTHALARRGARVVTIESDSRLTPSLGGEGIEVIEQDALTVDLEKLLDERDLGVVRLCGNLPYSMAAPILLKVLSVGHRFQELTLMFQDEVAARLVARPSTKAYGFLSVVAQQAARVRVLFRIPREAFRPRPRVVSALVRLELRHEGAPEIGDERTFRTLVHSLFAHRRKTLANNVRQLHGSSLSRQLILAAMDRLGIDPRRRAETLSVEDFAAISRIIISSPA, encoded by the coding sequence GTGCTATCCTCGATTAGTTTGGAGAGACGACAGGAAAGACAGCAAGCCGGGTCGTCACGCAGTTGGCGTCCCTCGCGGTCCCGCGGACAGTGTTTCCTCCGGGACGAGCACACCATCGAGCGGATCATCGATGCGATCGCGCCCGAGTCGGGAGAGACCCTCATCGAGATTGGCGGCGGACACGGCGAGCTCACCCACGCCCTCGCACGGCGTGGCGCTCGCGTGGTCACCATCGAGTCCGACTCTCGCCTCACGCCCTCTCTCGGGGGTGAGGGAATCGAGGTCATCGAACAGGACGCGTTGACTGTGGACCTCGAGAAACTGCTCGACGAGCGTGACCTCGGCGTCGTCCGGCTCTGCGGCAACCTTCCCTATTCGATGGCGGCACCCATCCTTCTTAAGGTCCTCTCGGTGGGTCATCGCTTCCAGGAGTTGACGCTCATGTTCCAGGACGAGGTCGCCGCGCGGTTGGTCGCCCGGCCCTCGACCAAGGCTTACGGCTTTCTGAGCGTCGTCGCCCAGCAGGCGGCACGAGTCCGCGTGCTATTTCGCATTCCTCGGGAGGCTTTTCGACCGCGGCCCCGGGTGGTCTCCGCCCTCGTCCGGCTGGAGCTTCGACACGAGGGCGCACCCGAGATCGGCGACGAGCGCACGTTCCGCACTCTCGTCCACTCGCTCTTCGCTCACCGGCGCAAGACGCTCGCCAACAATGTGCGCCAGCTGCATGGGAGCTCTCTTTCGCGGCAACTCATCCTCGCCGCCATGGACCGTCTCGGAATCGATCCCCGACGGCGGGCGGAAACGTTGAGCGTCGAGGACTTTGCGGCAATCAGCCGAATAATTATCTCCTCGCCGGCGTAG